The genomic DNA ACGAAAGCGGCGGCGGCAATCAACGACGCAATGGTTTCCGCATATTGGGAGATCGGCCGGCAAATCGTCGAAGCGCAGGGCGACCGCGCAGAATACGGCCAGCATCTGATGGAATACCTGTCCGAGCGGCTGACAGCCGAATTCGGGAAGGGGTTCACGGAACGAAACCTTCGCGCCATGCGCCAGCTGTATCTTGCATATCCAATTCGGCACACATTGTGTGCCGAATTGAGCTGGTCGCATTATCGCCTGATCATACGCATAGATGATCCCGTCCGTCGCGACTTCTACGTGCGCTCCGCCGTCGAAGAGCGCTGGACGGTGCGGCAGCTCGACCGGCAGATCCACTCGTTCTACTACGAACGACTTTTGGCCACTCGCGCAGAAGGAAAAGACGAGGTTCGACAAGAGATCCAGAACCTCGAGCCGCCAACTAAAGCCGACGGCATCCTCAAAGACCCTTACGTACTCGACTTCCTCGATCTGGGTGGCAACTCGAACTACCTGGAAACGGATTTAGAGCAAGCGCTCATGGACAAACTCCAGCAATTTCTATTGGAGTTGGGAAAAGGGTTCTCGTTCGTCGCGCGCCAGCAGCGAGTCAGCGCCGATGGCGACCACTACTACATCGACCTCGTGTTCTACCACTACATCCTCAAATGCTTCGTCCTGATCGACCTGAAAACCGGGAAGCTCACGCCCCAGGATGTCGGGCAGATGGACTTCTACGTTCGCCTATTCGACGACCAGTGCACCCAGCCTGACGACAATCCCACCATAGGCATCGTCCTCTGCGCGAATCGCAACGAAGCGGTGGCCAAGTATTCCGTCCTCGCCGATAAGAAGGGAATCTTCGCATCGCAGTACGTGCTCTGCCTGCCAACCGAGGAGGAGCTGTCGCAAGCCTTAGAAGCAACCTGCCTGCTCGCAAGCGAAGAAGAATAATCACGCTCCGGCAAAACTAAGCATCTTCGCTCGTAAAACACGCGTTGGGAGCCGAGGCGTGTTTTGCGAGCGAAGATGGCGCCCCGCCGCCGCGAAAGGCGGCGGGGCGCACATTCCTATGCGCAGTACGCCTTGATGGCATCGCGGAGGAATTCCGCAGCGCCGGGGGCGACAGCTTCGTAGTAGGCCTTGAAGCGATCGTCGGCCACGTACATCTCGGCCAGGCCGAGGTGCGCGGCCTTTGAGTACGTTCCGTCCTTCCAGAATTCGCACAGCCATTGGCGGTGCAGGTCGGCCGCGCGGTGCGCGTCCTCGCCCGTCGGATCGCCCGCAGCCATCGCTGCCGCCAGCGCATCCTTGACGCCCTGCTCCAGCTTCTGGGTTTGGCGGTACTGCTCGACGCTCATACCCATGAGCTTCGCGTTGCTCGCATCGGCCGCATCGTCGCCCCAGCGTTCGCGCACCTCCTTGCCGTAGTGCTGCTCGTTCTCGCCCACGAGGCCTTGTTTGAACGCCTCGAACTTCTCTTCGTCTTCCATAGTTGCAGAACCTTCCATACAGGCGAGCGTCTTCTCCACGCTCGCGATCAATCCGTCGAGACGCTGCTTGCGCGCGTGCAGCTCGCGCAGGTGGCCGGCCAGCGCGTCGCGCGCATCGAACGCGGGGTCGTCCAGCAAACGCCCGATGGCAGCAAGCGGCATGCCGCATTCCCGGTACAGCAGCACCTGATGCAGCCGGTCGACTTCGGCCGCGCCGTAGCGCCGGTACCCGTTGCTGGCGCGTTGCGCGCGAACGAGCCCCAGCTCGTCGTAATGATGCAGCGTGCGCACCGTGCATCCCGACAGCTCGGCCAACTCGTGCACCGTGTACCCGCCGCCCGCCCGTTCCCGTTCCATGAGCGCCTCCTTTCCTGCGTGCAACCAGCGTACACCCTCACGTTACGTGAGGGTCAACAGACGCGTGCAATTTTTTCGACCGGATTGAGGTTGCGCGGCGCTCCCCTCGCCAGACGTTATTCGAAAGAAGGGCACGTGCTGATCGAAGTGGACAAACAGTACTAATGTTTCACGTGAAACATTCCGATTCGGGCTCGCTTACCGCATGCGGCCCATGCGCAGACGCAGCACGCCCTTGGGACATACGTCGGCACAGGCGGCGCACTGGATGCATTCGGCGTCGGCGACGGCACCGCCGGCCAGGAGGTCTTGCACCGGCAGGCTCATCGGACACGCGCGGTCGCACTTCCCGCAGCCGATGCAGCCATTCGGATCGGCCTCGATGCGCAGTTGCGGAACCCGCAGCGCCGAACCCAGTTTCTCGCCCAATACCATGAACGGCGCCATCCAGCAGATGCAGTGGCACATGGCGCGACACCCCAAGAACAGATTGGGAACGAAGAACAGCGCCACGATGCCGAAATAGATAGGCAATCCCAAAGGGCTGTTCATAGACACGCCGCCCGGTATGCCGTACAACGGGTCGACCGTCGTGAAACCACCGGCGATCCATGCGCACGCTACGATGGAGCACACCCACGGCACCCAGATCACATACTTGACGCGCGCCCTCCACCCCAGTTTCGCGGGCTTGCCTACGGCGGTCGCCTCAAGCTCCTGCAGGCCGCCCGCCGGGCACAACCACCCGCACCACGCGCGACGCAGCACGATAGCCAACAAGAACTGCAGGCAGAACACGAGCATGCTGGCAGCCACCGCCCCTTCCAAGGCGCCCTCGATGATCAGCGCCGGTGAGAAGTAGAAGATGATGACCGGGAACAGCAGGAACGACACGAGCAGCGCCAACCGCCGCGCGTTCTGCCGCTTCCTTCCCCGCTCGCGCTGCGCGCGTACCTCGTCGGCCGATCGCACCGCCGACCCGCGCACCTTGTCGGCCGACCGCGCGCCAACACGTCCTCGCCCGCCTCGCGCCGGATCATTCGGTTCCTCCACTCGCGTCACGCCCGAAACGACATCATGCAACATGTGTTCTGAAACACCCGATGCTTCACGTGAAACATCGCTCGCACAATTTCTCTCCGACTCCTCCATGGTTTCCCTCATCTCACCAACGTCAGCAGACCCGTGAAGGCCTCGTTCAAGCGTTCGCCCAGTTCCTCGTCGGAAAATTGCGCGCCAGCAACCAGCATGGCCGCCATACCGTGGGTGTACACGATCATGTGCAGGTACAGCGCGCGCGCCGCCGCGGGCGACAGATGCCCCAGCTCCTCGATGCATTGCTGCACGCCGTCGACGGCCACGCTCTCGTACACTTCCGCGAAGCTCGTCGCCTCCATGTGCGGAGATAGGTACAGGAATTGGAACAAATGACGCTCCGTGCGCGCAAGGCGCAGATGCGACAACCCGTTCGCCTCGAACGCATTGCGGCCGTCGTCCACATGCTCGCGGTTGTACGCCGCGACCCACGCGCGCGCATGGTCGTACAGTGCGCGCACGAGTCCTCGCATGTCGCCGAACAAGCTGTAGATCGGCTGCACCGAGCAGCCCGCCCGCTCGGCCACCGTCCGTGCGCTCAGCGCCGTTTCTCCCCTCTCTCGCAGCAAGCCCAGTGCAGCATCGAGCACCGTCTCGCGCCCCACTTTCTGCTCCGGCATCCTCACCCTCCCGTATATTACAACCGTTATATAACGTTTGTAATATACGGTATGTCAACAGCACCGTCAAGAGATGCGACGAATCCCGGCAACACCTTCCTTTCATCTTCGTGACGGCGCATCGTCGGGCAAAGCACGGCTCGCCATCGAAACCCCCCTGCGAAATTCCACACGCACGAGGGGTCCTACAATCGGCGCTGAAATCGTTCGCATACGAAAGGAGTTCCATCCATGAAGAACGTTGAGGAGCGACGCAACCGCACTATCGCTCGCGAGGCAAACCACCATGCAACCATGCGCGCGCCGCATATCGACAAGACGGCCATCAGTCCGTACGACGACTACTGCGACGGATACGGCATGCCCGGCGCCTACGGCAACGGCTACGTGTCCGTGCTGAAGGTTTCGGCAGGCACGGTGGAGAAGACCAACGACGAGCTGGTCGACCGCATCGTCACGTACGACAAGGCCGAGGCCGCCGATGCGTACGTCGGCCAGATCAACATGCTGACCGCCTCGTCGTTCTGCGGCATGGCCGGACAGGTGTGGGGCTACGACCTCGCCCGCCACGACTCGGTCGACAACGGCAAGAGCAAGCCGCTGTTCACCGAGAAGCAGTGGAACGGCCGCGAGCTGGAAGTGTACGACGCCGCCCCGCTGCTGAGCGCAGGCGTGGAGCTGTTCGGCACCGAGCAGAACCGCCGCTACCATCCCATTCCGGGCGCGCACACCATCTGCGCGAACAGGGGCGTCGTCGCCTACCGCCCGAAGACCGACCGCCCGCTCAAGGAGGGCGAAGGCTACGGCGTGTGGTCCTTCATCGCCATCTCCCTTTCCGCCGATCGCGACTTCGCGGCCGACCTGTTCATCGAGGATGCCGGCGTGTGGACCGAGAACGACAACGAAGAGGACATGATCGCGTTCCTCGAGCAGCATCGCAAAGCTATCGTCTGGTCCGTCGTCGAGTGCGGCCGCGACCAGAACGTGCTGTTCGACCGCACCTACGTGGGCTTCGCTCACCGCATGATGAAGCCGGGCGAGATCGGCAACG from Eggerthella lenta DSM 2243 includes the following:
- a CDS encoding TetR/AcrR family transcriptional regulator codes for the protein MPEQKVGRETVLDAALGLLRERGETALSARTVAERAGCSVQPIYSLFGDMRGLVRALYDHARAWVAAYNREHVDDGRNAFEANGLSHLRLARTERHLFQFLYLSPHMEATSFAEVYESVAVDGVQQCIEELGHLSPAAARALYLHMIVYTHGMAAMLVAGAQFSDEELGERLNEAFTGLLTLVR
- a CDS encoding MerR family transcriptional regulator; translated protein: MERERAGGGYTVHELAELSGCTVRTLHHYDELGLVRAQRASNGYRRYGAAEVDRLHQVLLYRECGMPLAAIGRLLDDPAFDARDALAGHLRELHARKQRLDGLIASVEKTLACMEGSATMEDEEKFEAFKQGLVGENEQHYGKEVRERWGDDAADASNAKLMGMSVEQYRQTQKLEQGVKDALAAAMAAGDPTGEDAHRAADLHRQWLCEFWKDGTYSKAAHLGLAEMYVADDRFKAYYEAVAPGAAEFLRDAIKAYCA
- a CDS encoding 4Fe-4S binding protein — protein: MRSADEVRAQRERGRKRQNARRLALLVSFLLFPVIIFYFSPALIIEGALEGAVAASMLVFCLQFLLAIVLRRAWCGWLCPAGGLQELEATAVGKPAKLGWRARVKYVIWVPWVCSIVACAWIAGGFTTVDPLYGIPGGVSMNSPLGLPIYFGIVALFFVPNLFLGCRAMCHCICWMAPFMVLGEKLGSALRVPQLRIEADPNGCIGCGKCDRACPMSLPVQDLLAGGAVADAECIQCAACADVCPKGVLRLRMGRMR
- the hdcA gene encoding histidine decarboxylase, pyruvoyl type produces the protein MKNVEERRNRTIAREANHHATMRAPHIDKTAISPYDDYCDGYGMPGAYGNGYVSVLKVSAGTVEKTNDELVDRIVTYDKAEAADAYVGQINMLTASSFCGMAGQVWGYDLARHDSVDNGKSKPLFTEKQWNGRELEVYDAAPLLSAGVELFGTEQNRRYHPIPGAHTICANRGVVAYRPKTDRPLKEGEGYGVWSFIAISLSADRDFAADLFIEDAGVWTENDNEEDMIAFLEQHRKAIVWSVVECGRDQNVLFDRTYVGFAHRMMKPGEIGNAITVGPYVTLARNAVPATGFASLNNLHLSDWLKQMDFEPLTDIA
- a CDS encoding PDDEXK nuclease domain-containing protein gives rise to the protein MEQIYDPSPDEAVYQSVRAALETARTKAAAAINDAMVSAYWEIGRQIVEAQGDRAEYGQHLMEYLSERLTAEFGKGFTERNLRAMRQLYLAYPIRHTLCAELSWSHYRLIIRIDDPVRRDFYVRSAVEERWTVRQLDRQIHSFYYERLLATRAEGKDEVRQEIQNLEPPTKADGILKDPYVLDFLDLGGNSNYLETDLEQALMDKLQQFLLELGKGFSFVARQQRVSADGDHYYIDLVFYHYILKCFVLIDLKTGKLTPQDVGQMDFYVRLFDDQCTQPDDNPTIGIVLCANRNEAVAKYSVLADKKGIFASQYVLCLPTEEELSQALEATCLLASEEE